The following proteins are co-located in the Imtechella halotolerans genome:
- a CDS encoding sigma-54-dependent transcriptional regulator, with translation MKSILLVEDDISFSQLLQRFLERNGYKVTTILSVKEALRTIEVESFHMVFSDLRLPDGDGIDLLKSIRSNGLEIPVILMTGYAEVSTAVEAMKQGAFDYISKPFNQEEVLDVIANALKSSSKSSSKTEVNISKKGFNQGYVKGVSKSSQTLNEYVQLVGPTNMSVLIIGESGTGKEMVAKAIHEQSSRNNKPFVAVDCGAIPKEIASSEFFGHVKGAFTGAIDDKKGHFLSANEGTLFLDEVGNLSYENQIQLLRALQERKIKPVGSSKEISVDIRIIAATNENLEKAVDNGDFRNDLYHRLNEFSIKMPQLSERREDIPIFAEYFLELANKQLDKQVLGFTPETMAVFQKYNWPGNLRELSNVIKRATLLTQGGYIQSAILQTMLSVKENVVDSEINFSTKHHEKELIRKALIEAENNKTLAAKLLNITRKTLYNKLKEYNIE, from the coding sequence ATGAAGTCTATTTTATTGGTTGAAGACGATATATCATTTTCCCAACTGTTGCAACGATTTTTGGAACGAAATGGTTATAAAGTGACTACAATTTTATCTGTCAAAGAGGCTTTGAGAACCATAGAGGTCGAGTCATTTCATATGGTTTTTTCTGATTTGCGACTTCCGGATGGTGATGGTATAGACTTGTTAAAGAGTATTAGATCTAATGGATTGGAAATACCAGTTATACTTATGACGGGGTATGCAGAGGTATCTACTGCCGTAGAAGCTATGAAGCAAGGAGCATTCGATTATATATCTAAGCCATTCAATCAGGAGGAGGTTCTAGATGTTATTGCCAATGCACTAAAATCTTCCTCCAAATCTTCTTCAAAAACAGAAGTAAATATTTCTAAAAAGGGGTTTAATCAAGGCTATGTGAAAGGTGTAAGTAAATCATCTCAAACATTAAATGAGTATGTTCAATTGGTAGGACCTACAAATATGTCTGTTTTAATAATTGGAGAAAGTGGCACCGGTAAGGAGATGGTCGCCAAGGCAATTCATGAACAAAGCAGTCGAAATAATAAACCATTTGTAGCTGTGGATTGCGGGGCTATTCCTAAAGAAATAGCCTCTAGTGAGTTTTTTGGACATGTTAAGGGAGCCTTCACTGGTGCTATTGATGATAAAAAGGGACATTTCTTATCGGCTAATGAAGGAACTCTTTTTTTGGATGAGGTTGGTAATTTGTCTTATGAAAATCAAATACAGTTACTCAGAGCTCTTCAAGAACGAAAAATAAAACCAGTAGGAAGTAGTAAGGAAATATCCGTAGATATAAGAATTATAGCGGCAACTAATGAAAATTTAGAAAAAGCAGTAGATAATGGTGATTTTAGAAATGATCTGTATCATAGGCTGAATGAGTTTTCAATAAAAATGCCTCAATTATCAGAACGAAGAGAAGATATTCCGATTTTTGCCGAATACTTTTTAGAATTGGCTAATAAACAACTTGATAAGCAAGTACTTGGTTTTACACCCGAAACCATGGCTGTTTTTCAAAAATATAATTGGCCCGGAAATTTAAGGGAGTTGTCCAATGTGATAAAACGTGCCACACTTCTCACTCAAGGTGGTTATATTCAATCAGCCATTTTACAAACTATGCTATCTGTTAAAGAGAATGTGGTAGATAGTGAAATTAATTTTTCTACCAAACATCATGAAAAGGAACTTATTCGAAAGGCGCTTATAGAAGCTGAAAATAATAAAACACTGGCTGCCAAATTGCTTAATATTACCAGAAAAACACTTTATAACAAACTTAAAGAATATAATATTGAATGA